ATGTCTTTGCATGAATTCAATTTATGAACATATTATCACAACGCAGTGACTGTGACTGCGTGTCTGATACCCAGCTCGTTTATGAAGATGGGAAATTGGTTGTTTCATGAGTCACACTTTAAAGCAATACATTTAAACTTGCAGTGAGCTCTGCTCGGGTATCTTCAGAAAACTACGCTAAATAACAACCCCCCACCGCCTAACGCTGACTATCGCACCGGAATGCTCAAAAAATTAAAGACCACCGAACAAAGCACCAAGAGCACCCTCAGTCGCCCTTATCACCGCATCAACATGGATACTACCCTCCACACCTCGCGCGACGAAAACACCATCCTCACGTAGCAAAGCATGGAAAAGCTTCTTCGCCTCCTGGTCAATTTTCTTATCTACCCCATGGATCGACACGCTGATCTCAGGCCGCAGCTGAGGCTCTCCGGTCCACTCATCCAACACCAAGGCATTGGACAAAAGTACTCGGGGACTGGAGTTAGACGACTTAGGTTTGATCACCATAGCACTCCGATCAAAATGTGGGACCAATCGTCGCAGTTCAGAAAGTGTGATAACACCGTTCTTGCTTTGCAAGGCAGCATCCTTTCTGCCCTGCGAGGCTCGAGGGCCGTACTTGTGGTCAATATGTGCCCACAAACGAGCGCGGGTTATTGCAGATTCCCAGTACCGGTTGATGCCCCAGCATAGAGTTGCCGCGTCTAGTTTCAAGAGAGGGTTCTCTAAGCGGGTATCAATCCATCGGCGGAGGGCTTCGGgggcttttcttttcttgctGTCGCTGCCAGTGGATACTGACACGGAAGTCAAAGACTGGGTCTCGGGGTTTGTCTCATAGACAACCGTCACATTGTATAAGCTTGCTGGGAATGGAGGTGGGGGAGAAAATGTCAAAGTGTGTGTTTCTGATAGCTCCTCCCCACGTGACGATCGTGTTGTGCGGGTTTTGAGGCTCAAGGGTGCAAAAGCTGTCAGGTACGGCAGtgattgagaagcttcttgcAGGGCAAATGGGTTTGTTGGTAGCGATGGTAGTTCACGTTTTAGGCGAGGGGTATTGGCGGAGAACGGGAGCAAAGTGGCGAGGAGGGATGAAATTGATTGAGGCGCTGTTCGGGGCACTGGAAGACTTGCGAGATTCGCCTCTTCCGATGTGAGTAAAGACCTAGAGATTGTCAGCAGTGTTCAAGCCACAGTTACTTGCAGAACTCACAGGAATTTGTCGAGTCCTCTGATGTCACCTTCCAAGTCAGGATTGGACTCGATTTTCTTTGCCCATGTTTCCAGTTCTTCAACTTCAATTCTCAGCTGTCGCAAATCCGCTGCGCTTTTCTCGCGTGAATTGCGTTTCTCGCGAACAGCCGCTGAAACTCCACCCAGGTTTGCAGCCATCTCCGAGTCCTCCAGAGGAGAAGATTGAAAATTTACTGCCTTAAGTGGGCTTTCATGCAATGAATTGGCGATTCGCCGTTTCGCTCGTTTCTCCTGTCGCCTGCTAGGGCTACTACTTAACATCCCTCTGGGTCGATCCGGGGCCTTTTCCAGGCCTAGTTGTGTTGGCGTCGGAGGAAGGTCAGGTTCGAGGATATCTTCATCCATGAAACTAGATTCCGGGCCCATATCTATTTCTGCTTCTCTTGTCGCGCTGCCTAATTCCAATGCCAATTGACGCTCGGGGGTATTCGATTCGGGGGTTTTTGGCTGTGGCATTGGGGACCCAAACATCAAATCTCCAGAGAAAATTCTCCTTGAAATCCTGCGTGGGGGTTTCGAGAACGCTTGAACGCCACTTGAGCGTCTGTTGGGGGAACTTTCGGGCGCTTCAGAGCCTCGGGGTCGAGTGAGGGGGCTTGCGGAGGCATTAAGCGAGGGTCGGAGCGCTTTGCGATCGCGTAATCCAAATTGTTGTGAATCTTGTTTCCCGCTGTATTTAATAGATGGTCTTTGGGCAGGAGATCTGCTGATTGCGCGCTCTAATAGATCGGGATGTGATCGTGCGAGACTGGCCCTCGAGGCCCTCGTTGGAGACTGGAAGGAGGGTCGTCTCGGCCGATGGGAGTCATTTTGAGGAATCTCTGACACCGCAGAAATGCCCATAGTTTCGCtggttttccttttttttgctggGGAATCCATTATCGCGTGGGTGCTCGTTTGGCCCGGCGCGCAGATGATGACTGGGGGAATATAAACAACTGGGTAGTGTTTGCAGTGTTTGAACCATGACTTGATCTCCTCTCGTCAATGCATAACCATCTAATCTAGCCTTTCTCCAACTCACATTATGGAGTGTCTCTCTGTGGGTACAAGGCACTCGCTGCGGCGGTCTTTATCTTATATTTGCTCTTTGGCTAGCAGAAAATTTCCCCCATTTGCTTCATATCGACAATATGTGCTGGTTCCGACACCCCGGCGCATAAACGGACACCGGCCACCCGACCAACCCGATGCATATAATACACCGGCTTCCCTGGAGGAAACTTCGGACTTCACTCAAGTCCACCCTTTGTCAGGATACTATTCATTGATATTGAAATCGAGCTCTCCATATgatggcggtggtggtgcaTCGACATCGCGCCCGACGCCCGCATCTACCGTCGCACCTCAATCGCCCCAAGAAAAGATGGCGATCGTATTCGGCACCCGTCTCGCCGGTCCAGGCCGATCCTCGCGCTACAATCCTGGTGAAGCTCCTCCGTTGTCAAGGTGGAAAACTATAAACGGAGTCCCCATTCCTCCTCAACCCGAGGAGCCAGACAACTGCTGCATGAGTGGTTGTGTACATTGTGTCTGGGATGACTTCCGAGATGAGATGGAAGACTGGGCATCCAGGATTGCAACAGCCAAAGCTAAAGGTGGGCCTGAGAAAGGAACGAAGGACATGCGCTCGGCGCCTCGAGCGGAAGTCCGCTCAGCCAGTGGAAGCATGGATGATGACGGCGGTGGCAGCGAAGCAAGTTGGACACCGCCGAATGAAGATAATGAACTGTTTGCTAATGTCCCTGTTGGGATCCGGGAGTTCATGAAAACGGAGAAAAGGCTGCGGATAAAACATCAAAAGGAGGCTACATTGTGAGCTCTTTGGGCAGatttttttcttgatctcttGATACCCTGCGTTATACTACATTGGAACAAATTGGGGGACCTGTGTCTAGAGCCATCGGACTTTATGTGGCATAGAAATAGATTAAACTGTACACAAGACCTTCAAATGATGCCATGACATTTTATACCTTGTTCCAGAAGAGACCGTTCGAAACTCTCTTCATATGCACGATGTAATCAGTGCAATCCTTATATGACTCCTCAGTGATAATTGATACTTTGCGGTCTTGGTTTTGTTTCGATCATCCTCGCTCGAGTCCGCACCCAGGTGCGATGTCGGTACTCGAGCCGTCAATTCCGCTACACAGCTGCCTTTTTGATCACATCTTTCTTTTGCCCTTCCCTTTTTGGCCTTGAGCGCCGAGGCTACTCTGTTACCTCGCAACTTCGCTACTCTGTGCCATGCGCACGCCTACCTTGGACTTCTTTCGTTATCGTGAGCCATCGATTTCCATAGTGGGAACAGGCACAAGTGCCTGCATCTCCCCCCCCGGAACATCATAGTAGGGTGTTTCTGCACTCGAAATGAAGCTGCTCCACTCCGCATAAAACGGCTTTTCTGACTGGATTTGGTCCATCGATTTCTAGCACGGAATAGGCGTGGAGATTATGATCCGGCATTTACCGATGTGAATTTGTAAAGATCAGGTTCCACAAAAAGAGAAATTTCGTAAATCTTACAAATTAGACTCTAGATTACTGGGGTACACGAAGCTGGTGGTTATAGAACGGGAGAGACACGGCGAGAGGAACAGATGCACGGCAAACTTATACCTTTATCCTCTTAAAGGAGGCGTCCTACTGAATTAAACACCGGTACTATTTTTAAAAACCACTGCGCACGTATACATACCGCGAGTTTTTAAGGAGAGGGGTACAAAaagatgtactccgtagggtGCATATCGATGATTAGCCTATTTACCCGATCTTAGCCCTATCAAGCTTTGATGATGGCTGTTAAAGGGTTAAAAGGTCAAAAAGTCTACCCCGAACTGGTagaaggagaaagagcgAGACAGACTAGGTGTATTTAAGAAAGTGACCTATCATACGGAGCATCTCGAATGCACTTCATTAAGGTGTAATTCATGACTTTATCCGCTCAACACCTAGGAGTTTACTGACCACGCGCAAAGCAAAGGACTACTACACTAAGTTTTTATAACGTTGAATTCTTTGGCCACTAATCTATCAACAACACATTGAACCTATTTACTTTGTTACTGGTGTAGAAATAGAAAGTTGAAAGTGATTTTAATTTATTTGATAGGTTACGGGTAAACCCCCGTTGTCGTAGGACTTTCTCTCGTAGGGTGACGTGGACACAGAGGATACACACGTAGATGGAGAAGGCATATACAACACATGTAACTGTATTTGTAAATATCACAATAGTAATCAAATTGGTATTGATTGGCCCAGCTTGCtatcttaaaaaaaaaaaatcaagatgGAGATTGTAGGCTGTGCCTCTTCTAAGGGCCAAGTGGATAAAGCTATGGTGCTTTTGTTCCATTTCCTAAAATCAGGGAAGGCTACTACTTTTCCTGTGCAGGTTTTGATCTCTCTCTGCATGAAAGAATTAGCCATAGATTCTGCAAGTGCTTCGTACAACGTACATTTGTACCACCCTCCATACATTAGCCTTGAACGCTAGCTCATCCAATGACGGACGTATCGAACATTAGACCCTCCTACGCTGGGTACTTGTTACAATTGTCTGAAAGATATCTCATAAGTATCCAGGGGGATAGGGAGTCAAAATCTCTCTaaagagggggggggggaagctTCTTACATCAAAATTCAAAGTCTCTCAAAATTAGTTTTTATATCCAGACCATACTGCGAGGCCATGCACATGTGCCCACTACTTTGTAAAACCGGAAAACGCCATGCAGAGTGCGGGGTCTCAAGCACAATGAACAGATTTCGAGGCATTATCCTGTTGTGCAATCCAAATAAGAGTAAGAGGGGTACCAAGAAGGAGTATAAATATCCTCTAAATGCCGTGTAGTAAGTTGAAACTGAACATATTCAGATCTTACACTTGACGGCCCACATCATGACGGTTGCTCCTACTCTTTCCGCGCTTCCAAGAATGCAAGACTTCCCAAATATAGCTCTCACTTTGTTGAAGCTGAGCTTGACATTGGTGAGTGCACCCTGCTCTATTGGACTGTTTATCAAGTTCGACTTACCAAGGACATTCTTCCAATTAGATCCCACTTTACGCCATCAGTCTCCTGGTCTATAATGTCTACTTTCACCCTCTGGCCAAATATCCTGGTCCAAAATCCATGGCAGCCACGCGTCTGCCTTATTTCCGCATGGCCCTGGCTGGTGAACTCTCACAAAAGACGAAAGCATTGCATCGGCAGTACGGCAAAGTAGTTCGCATTGCGCCCGATGAGCTTTCTTTTATAGACGGTGAGGCCTGGAAGGCAATCTATGGCACACGTGTCGGTCATGGCCAGAAGCCTAAAGATATCCGATTTTATTTACCACCCGTAGGAGGAGATCCCGGCATCATCGAAGCTAATGATGCCGACCATTCCCGCTTTCGACGTTTGTTGTCGCACGCATTCTCTGATAGCTCACTTCGTGGTCAGGAACCTATAATCAAGGGCTACGTTGATCTTTTGATGCAGCGCCTACATGAGAATATCAAGGGTGGCATAGGGACCGTGAGCCTCGAAACCTGGTATAACTTCACAACCTTCGATATTATCGGAGACCTAGCTTTTGGGGAGTCATTTGACTGCCTCAAGAATTCAAAGTATCATCAATGGGTATCTCTCATTGTAAGCACGGTTAAGTATAGTGCCTACTCAAATGTGGCTCTGCGCTTCCCTGGATCGAAATACATCATCCCATACATCACTCCTAAGCAGATCATCTCACAGAGTATTGTACACAAAGCCCTTACTGAGGAAAAGGTCCGGGGTCGGTTGGCAAAATCAAACGAAAGACCTGATTTCTTTAGCAATATCTTGAAGCATCAACACACCGAGAGAGAACTCAGCTTCCCAGAAATGGTCTCCAATGCTAGTTCGTTGATCATCGCCGGCTCTGAAACGACTTCAACTTTGCTCTCTGGGGCGACTTATCTGCTACTGAGAAACCCACGCGTGCTAGCAAAGCTCCAAGATGAGATAAGATCAAGGTTTACAAGGGAGGGAGAGATCACCTTTGAATCCTGTAATAAACTGAAGTATTGTTTGGCAGTTCTCACTGAGACTCTTCGCATTTATCCTCCCATTCCAGCTGGATTACCTCGCATTGTCGATGCTCAAGGTGATATGATTGCTGGAAATTGGGTACCAGGAGGGGCAAGTACAGAATCAAGTTGCTTGCAAAGTCATACAGCACCGCTTACACTTTTGATAGAGCATTGTTTCCATCTCTCATTTAGCTGCCAGTCACTTCCCTGCCAATTTCACCGACGCCGAGCAGTTCATCCCAGAGCGTCATTTAGATGACCCTCGCTTTGCAAATGACAGTAAAACTGCAATGCAACCGTTTAGTTTCGGCCCCAGGAACTGTATCGGACGCAAGTAGGTTCTCAACTTGTCGTCTGTACTCGCTGTTTGCTCACGTCTATTTTTCTAGTCTGGCATACGTCGAAATGCGTCTGATTCTCGCTCGCATGATCTTCAATTTCGATATGGAGCTAGATAAGCCTGAACAAGACTGGATGGATCAACAGGATTACTTTATATGGATTAAGCCAAAGCTGATGATTAAACTGAAGCCGAGAGTTCATCTCTAATGACAGCATTGAGAGGATTCTTTCGGAATTGTGTGAATGGAAGACCCGCGCGCGGCGTTGAAACTTGATATCGGATTGGATACAGTTTAGATCCTTTTTTTATGGAAATGCACAAAAAGAGGGAGACACAAGAAGGATAAGTTTGAACTTGTTGTAGGTTTGAGATCAAACAAAGCTATGTTAGCGAAAGAATTCCCCGAACATTTCGATGTGATAGATGTATTTGTGCTTCTGCAGTCTAGCTCCTTATAAATGGTGTCTTTCATTAATCTCATGCTCTTTGAACACTCAAATCGACGTTGTTCCTTCCCTGCTTGTTTCGATCAATTGTGTCCATGTGCAATTTACTTCATCTGAACTTTGAACATCCACGAAAATCAGTGTATAGATAGCAGTAATTCAAGCAAATTTGAATTCGTCCATTTCGGTCTATATCAGTTCCTACTGAGACTTCTCTTGATAAGTTCAACTTCTTCAAACATTAGCCACTCCACATCTCCTTCAGGTCGATATATAGATCGCCGCTGACCGCCTCCGCGAAAtcggcaaaaaaaaaaaaaggcatcGCAGATCCCAACCGCCCAAGGCCGACCCTAATCCGCCAACAATTCAACATTGAGCacaaagaaaccaaaaatgTCGCTCTCTAAAAGCGAGTCCGACGTAATTCTCAATCGGGCCAATGTTGCCCTATCCCGCAGCCAACGGCTCGTAGCATCATGGCTACCGCAACAAACAACAGAAGAGCTAGCAAACCCCAAGACTGACGAAGAGCTCCaacgagaagaagatgaaatcTTCACCGCAGTGCCAGAGACGTAAGTGTTGCTCCAaccttccctttctttttgaatCTACAACACGGGCATATCTCTTACCACCATCCCCCAGTTCCATAAAAATACACCCTACAAGCGCATCAACTAACCACATTCCTTTAATCACAGTCTCGGCGTCGGAGCCCCCCTCCCCCAGAAAGCAGCAGACGGAAGCTGGAATCGTACAGAGCTGGACTCTAATGACAAATTGCGCAAACAACTTCTCGGCAAGAACTACGATCGCGTTATGAAGGCCGCAGCCGAGCAGAAGGCCGCGGCGGCTGCTTCTACGGCTGCGGCTGCGTCTGCTTCGGCTACTGTGGCGAAAGCTGAGGCTGAGGACGAATATGACGAAGAGGATGGTCGGTCCGCTATGCTTGCTAGACAGAAGAATAAGAGGAAGGGTGGAGCTGGGGCGGGTCGCGGAGTGCATCCTGCGGCTGCGGCTGCGGCTGCTGAGACCGGAGACAACTGTGGTGGGGAGGGTGGGGGTGCGCCGGCTCCTGCGCGCTCAAAGGGCAGAAAGAAGGCGACGAGTTATCTTGATGAGCTTTTGGCTGAGCGTgcgaagaagagaaagaagagatgaagatTTGCGGTTGATGTGTTCCATTCTATGTTCCCACGCACACGAGCGTTGCGCGAGCTTTCACTAGCTCTGGGTTCTCTTGTATGGATTAGGCTTCGAGCTTGGTCGCTCTGGGTACGCCGGACACGGCGATCGGGCCATTGATTCAGGTGCTTGGGGGGTTGAACCCATGCCGCCACAGCGGGATGGCCTGCCGGGGCCTTCAAGCTACCAGCGGCGGAAACTATAGCGCAGGGTCCCTTGGCTAAGCGCAAGACCGCATGCATCCTCGAGTGGCGACTCGGCCAAATGCCATACTATGCCATCTACCACCCCAGCACGATACCCGGATCAAACAGCCTGCAGAGAAAAAACGTCATTCCAATTGATATGATCAAACTGCAAACTTAATATACAATTCAATTCCAGTCTCTTGCTCTAGGTGCCACAAGATccaatgtttttttttttgctccGCCCAACCCAAGGGTATATATGATATGCTGTGTGTGAACGAAGACGAAGTATGGGAACCCGGAAAGCCATGAGCCAAGCACCGGGATTGGCGTGCCTTCGCCAGAGTTAAATATCCAAAAAAATAGTGAAGatgaaggaagagaaatGAGGCATAGGGGCATCTACAGGGGCAATTAAAAAATTGAGATCAGAGCTGCGGACATTCTTCAGGTATCTGGAGACGAGTGCCCTCTGCGCTGATCAATGGTACATGTGCAGGTCAAAAGAGCtggggaagaagagggaagtGACATGGCTTGTCGGTGGTATAGGGGGTTGATGAGAGAAGGAGAACGTAGTGCCACCATTAGTGGAAGGTGAATGTTGGGAATCTTCCAGTGTTCGGCGTTTATTCCAACCGCTTTCGCTTACGGTCCTCTACCATCACCTGCTGATCCTCGTCGGGTCTTTCAGCAGTATCGGCAGGATTGAGCAATGAATGCACATTGCTTGCCATGCTCGAGCGACGGGTTTCGGGCAGTGAAGAGCCATGGGGGAATTTCGATCCAAGGGTCCAGCCGTTGTCAACACCGAGCATGGACGGTGAAGGTTCGGCGGTGGGTGGAGTGGCATGGCGAGATTGTTCTTGAAGGCGGCGGGGAGCACCCATTTCGTATTGGGCGAGGACATCACGGACTTGCTGATCACTAGAGACCGGTGTTGGGTGCCCTGGTGATGAAGGCCAAGGGCCGTTTGGAGGGTTACCAGGGGGGTAGGGGGAGCCAGCTGATGGGGACCAGCCGTGCTGTCGGATGTCCGCAGACGTGTGACGGCGGGCCAAGTTAGGCCCTGGGGATGTTGATACAGAGAGAGGATGGGGCATCGGTTGCTGTGGGGGCGGCGCAACAGGAGGCTGTGGGCGAGCGTACGCCGAGGCAGAATTGGCGCCGCCAATCGAGCCGTAGCGACGAGGGGATACTGAGAGATGGGGAGGAACGGGCGGCCGGATCATGTTGGTGGGTCTAGGTGTATGGTCCATCATGGACTGTCGACGGGCATCGTCCTGGGGCATTTGGCGCGGGGACAAAGGTGGACCGGCTTCGGTGATGCTGGCGAAGTACTGTTGCCGGGGAGGCATGAGAGTTTCGTGCGAGGTTTCAATAGCGCGCATGATTTCAACATGTTTCTCAACTTCTCTTTGCATGCTCGAGACTGGGAGGTGTCAGTGCGTGTCACCATGAGGGTTGCGGCAATATTGACATACCATCGCGATGTAAAGGACTTTCTCTATCGGGCACAATAGCTTGAAGAAACCGTG
The nucleotide sequence above comes from Penicillium digitatum chromosome 1, complete sequence. Encoded proteins:
- a CDS encoding Structural maintenance of chromosomes protein 1A: MDEDILEPDLPPTPTQLGLEKAPDRPRGMLSSSPSRRQEKRAKRRIANSLHESPLKAVNFQSSPLEDSEMAANLGGVSAAVREKRNSREKSAADLRQLRIEVEELETWAKKIESNPDLEGDIRGLDKFLSLLTSEEANLASLPVPRTAPQSISSLLATLLPFSANTPRLKRELPSLPTNPFALQEASQSLPYLTAFAPLSLKTRTTRSSRGEELSETHTLTFSPPPPFPASLYNVTVVYETNPETQSLTSVSVSTGSDSKKRKAPEALRRWIDTRLENPLLKLDAATLCWGINRYWESAITRARLWAHIDHKYGPRASQGRKDAALQSKNGVITLSELRRLVPHFDRSAMVIKPKSSNSSPRVLLSNALVLDEWTGEPQLRPEISVSIHGVDKKIDQEAKKLFHALLREDGVFVARGVEGSIHVDAVIRATEGALGALFGGL
- a CDS encoding Heat shock factor (HSF)-type, DNA-binding translates to MSRLADPPSTRISFAGVPDAPGRTRNIPVLSSSGQHSMDITPPPTGAHGTDDRMTGITNGAEAGNNHLNAPNLAIGAAAAAQQPKVVQTAFIHKLYNMLEDPSIQHLISWSGTNDSFVMSPTSEFSKVLASYFKHTNISSFVRQLNMYGFHKVSDVFHTGSPDSALWEFKHGNGNFKRGDLAGLREIKRRASRHALIHRDSFPSHKAASQPGTPAEPVADATEARILTLEANYYELHARMARAEEGNITLNSRCHAMTDSLTKCYQWTHSISRFLQAIVPDRESPLHRDVSSMQREVEKHVEIMRAIETSHETLMPPRQQYFASITEAGPPLSPRQMPQDDARRQSMMDHTPRPTNMIRPPVPPHLSVSPRRYGSIGGANSASAYARPQPPVAPPPQQPMPHPLSVSTSPGPNLARRHTSADIRQHGWSPSAGSPYPPGNPPNGPWPSSPGHPTPVSSDQQVRDVLAQYEMGAPRRLQEQSRHATPPTAEPSPSMLGVDNGWTLGSKFPHGSSLPETRRSSMASNVHSLLNPADTAERPDEDQQVMVEDRKRKRLE
- a CDS encoding Oxidoreductase-like, N-terminal yields the protein MECLSVGTRHSLRRSLSYICSLASRKFPPFASYRQYVLVPTPRRINGHRPPDQPDAYNTPASLEETSDFTQVHPLSGYYSLILKSSSPYDGGGGASTSRPTPASTVAPQSPQEKMAIVFGTRLAGPGRSSRYNPGEAPPLSRWKTINGVPIPPQPEEPDNCCMSGCVHCVWDDFRDEMEDWASRIATAKAKGGPEKGTKDMRSAPRAEVRSASGSMDDDGGGSEASWTPPNEDNELFANVPVGIREFMKTEKRLRIKHQKEATL
- a CDS encoding Cytochrome P450, whose product is MSLSKSESDVILNRANVALSRSQRLVASWLPQQTTEELANPKTDEELQREEDEIFTAVPETLGVGAPLPQKAADGSWNRTELDSNDKLRKQLLGKNYDRVMKAAAEQKAAAAASTAAAASASATVAKAEAEDEYDEEDGRSAMLARQKNKRKGGAGAGRGVHPAAAAAAAETGDNCGGEGGGAPAPARSKGRKKATSYLDELLAERAKKRKKR
- a CDS encoding Cytochrome P450, translated to MTVAPTLSALPRMQDFPNIALTLLKLSLTLIPLYAISLLVYNVYFHPLAKYPGPKSMAATRLPYFRMALAGELSQKTKALHRQYGKVVRIAPDELSFIDGEAWKAIYGTRVGHGQKPKDIRFYLPPVGGDPGIIEANDADHSRFRRLLSHAFSDSSLRGQEPIIKGYVDLLMQRLHENIKGGIGTVSLETWYNFTTFDIIGDLAFGESFDCLKNSKYHQWVSLIVSTVKYSAYSNVALRFPGSKYIIPYITPKQIISQSIVHKALTEEKVRGRLAKSNERPDFFSNILKHQHTERELSFPEMVSNASSLIIAGSETTSTLLSGATYLLLRNPRVLAKLQDEIRSRFTREGEITFESCNKLKYCLAVLTETLRIYPPIPAGLPRIVDAQGDMIAGNWSIVSISHLAASHFPANFTDAEQFIPERHLDDPRFANDSKTAMQPFSFGPRNCIGRNLAYVEMRLILARMIFNFDMELDKPEQDWMDQQDYFIWIKPKLMIKLKPRVHL